The Streptomyces sp. 11x1 genomic sequence CAGCTCCGCGCCCGCGCCCGCGAAGGAGTCGAGACCGGCGGCGTGGATCCGCTGGATCGCCTCCTCGACGCCCACCTTGGAGATCCGGGCCATGTGCTCGACCTCGGACGCGCCGAGGGAGTGGATGACCAGCTGGGGGAAGGCCTTCTTGATCGCGGCGAAGTGCGTCTCGTAGTACTCCACCCCGTAGTCCGGGTGGTGGCCGCCCTGGAACATGATCTGCGTACCGCCCAGCTCGACGGTCTCCGCGCAGCGGCGCAGGATGTCGTCGAGATCGCGCGTCCAGCCCTTGTCCTTGGCCTTCGGCGGGGCGTAGAACGCGCAGAACTTGCACGCCGTGACGCACACGTTCGTGTAGTTGATGTTCCGCTCGATGATGTACGTCGCGATGTGCTCCGTGCCCGCGTACCGGCGCTTGCGTACGGCGTCGGCGGCGGCGCCGAGCGCGTGCAGCGGGGCGTCGCGGTAGAGGGCGAGCGCCTCCTCCGGCGTGATTCTCCCGCCCTCGGCGGCACGGTCGAGAACGGACTGGAGATCGGCCTTCTCGGTCACCGGGGGCGTCCCTTTCGTAAGGGTTGAACTGACCGGGCCAGCCTACGCCAGGGGCTCTGACCGGCCGACGTCAGGCCGTCCGCCTGTGGACAACTTCGCGTCAGGCCGCGTACGACTCCAGCAGGAGGCCGACGTACGCTCCCGCGATCATGAACGGGCCCAGCGCCACCAGTTGGCGGCGTACGGCGCGGCGCCTGGCCAGCGCGACCACCGTGTACGCGCTGCCGATGAGCGCACCGGCGAACGTGCCGAGGTACAGCGCGCCCCAGCCGTACCAGCCGAGGACGGCGCCGAGGCCGAGGGCCAGCTTCACGTCGCCGAAGCCGAGGGCCATGGGTCTGATGAGGAAGAAGAGGAAGTACAGGCCGCCGAGGGCGAGGGCGCCGTACAGCGCCGTGCGCCACTGGCCGGCGTGCTCGGGTACGAGGGCGACCGCGCCCAGGAGGGTGAGCGCGAGCGCCGCGAAGGGGAGGGTCAGGGGGTCCGGGAGGCGTTGGGCGCCGAGGTCCACGAGGGTGAGGAGCACGCCGAGGGGGGCGAGGAGCAGCCATACGGCGAGTTCGGGGCGGGTGCCGGTGGTCAGGGCGAGGGTGGCGCAGATCAGGGCGGTGGTGAGGGCGACGGGGGGTGTGCGCGGGCCGTAGGAGCAGGTGGGGGGTGCGGTGCAGCGGGCGGGGCCCAGCCAGCCGTTCGCCGGGCCGGTGATGTGGTGGCCGGCGGGGCAGGTGCGGTGCCAGGGGTGGTCCTCGTCGACCGTGAAGCGGTAGGCGGGGCGGGGGAGGAGGGTGCCGGTGGCTGCGCCCCAGAGTGCGGCGGCCAGGGTGAGTGCGATCAGCCAGGGGTCCAGTGCCACGGGGGCAGCCTAGAGGGATCTCGCCCCCGCCGCCCCTACCCGTCCCTCCCCCACTCTCGGCTTCGCTCGAGCGGGAGGTGCCCCCACCCAGGGGCTGCGCCCCTTCGACCCCCACACGTCCGCCCGGTGGGGGCTGGTCGCGCAGTTCCCCACGCCCCTCAAAAGGCAGGGGCTGCGCCCCGTGCCTTTTGCCCCTGAGGGCCGGAGGCCCGACAGGGGCGCGGGGAACTGCGCGAGAAGCCCCACTCAGCCGCAGCCAAAAGCCGGCCCCTCACTTCACCTTTTCGTCTTTGCCAGGCGGGCCGTCGGGTCGCCCGCGTCCGCGTTGTCCGCGGTGTACTGGAGTTCGTCGCCCACGGGGGTGAGCGTGACCTCGTGGGTGTTGCTGGTGCAGGTCTTGGGGTTGTTCTTCGCGTCGGCGATGCTCGTGACGACGACGTGGTCCTCGGTGACCTTCTTGAGGACGAACGTGTCGTCGCAGGCCCCGCCCAGCAGGTCGACGGAGCGGAACGTGCCCAACCGGTCGCCGACGGAGCCCTGTTCGAGAGTGATGGTGAAGGTGCCCGCCGGGAGGTTGCCGCCGAGGGCGTAGCCGTCGCCCTCCCACGTGCCCAGGTACTTCTTGGGCAGGTCGCCCGCCCCGTCCTGCGGTTCCGGGTCCTTGTTCCCCTCGCTCGGGCTGCTGCCGGCCGAGGGGGCCTTGCCGGCCGCCTCTTCGCCCTTCTCGTCGCCGTTCAGCATGTTCAGCCCGAACACCAGACCTAGGCCCACCACCGCGAACGCGCCCGCGACGGCCAGGGCGACCGAGCAACTCACCCGTCGGCCCCGCCCGTTCGCCGTGGTCGTGGACGCCGCCGCCACACTCAGCGACAGCTTGCCCGGCGGTGGGACCGTGTCCGCCGACGCGGAGTCGGTCCGCTGCCCCGGCACGTGGGTCACGGGCGGCGACATCACCGGAGGCGGGCCGAACACCCCACTCGCGGACGGGGCTTCGACGCCGACCGACGGGCTGCTGAACTCC encodes the following:
- a CDS encoding prepilin peptidase, which translates into the protein MDPWLIALTLAAALWGAATGTLLPRPAYRFTVDEDHPWHRTCPAGHHITGPANGWLGPARCTAPPTCSYGPRTPPVALTTALICATLALTTGTRPELAVWLLLAPLGVLLTLVDLGAQRLPDPLTLPFAALALTLLGAVALVPEHAGQWRTALYGALALGGLYFLFFLIRPMALGFGDVKLALGLGAVLGWYGWGALYLGTFAGALIGSAYTVVALARRRAVRRQLVALGPFMIAGAYVGLLLESYAA